AAATTAGGGAGATCAAAAGGGTGATTTAGCCATGAAACTTAAGGCATCTTGATATCTGTGGGGGTAAGGTAGACATTAATATGCAAACAATCTGTTTtgcatttcttttctctctattttAGTTTAGTACAACTGTGAGGTAACTTGCGGCATTTTGATACTTCGTACTTTGATTGATATATGTAGAATCTGTGTTATCATCTGACAATCTGATCAAACTTGAAAGTAATTTATTCTGGTGACTAAGGCAACTTGTTAGCAATTTTGTACTACTTCATCACTTTCTTAAGGATATCTTGTATTATACACATCTATCTATTGTATGTATATTTTTGCCTATATTTATCTATTCATTTGTTTGTTTACACAACAGACCCAAGATTTGGTCTTTCATGCTTGGGAAAAATCAGTACTGTATATGAGAATGACCAAGATTTGGTGattcaattttataaattcCTTGCCAAGTATGTTCTCTCTATCTTTTTGTGTAGCATTAACTCATTTCTATCCTGTTAAAAATTCTCTTCAATTCTTTGAGCAATTCATGAAAGAAAGTACATATAATGTCAATATCTTTTTCTAGCTTTGAGTAGCAAAATAATTGATACCCCCTTATTAAGGTTTTTGTTTGGATTGGAAGAAGTTGCATGAGAAGCAGGGATCGGCTTCCTAAGCAAGTATGACTAAAGGAGGTCTAGGCCACTCGAAGTGACTGGCACATCTGTTTTTGATTCTGTTCTGTTGAGTGCAAATGGAGATGAGAGTTTTAGACTAATTTTCTGTGCAAACTTGTCTTTCTTTAATATCACATGATATATGACGCATAATTTCAAAGTTAATACAGAAGTAATCAGCAATTTCTGGTCTAGTtctattttttacaaaacaaaaaaggaatAAGTGACACCGCTTTCGTCCTTTGAAGCCATAGAATCTTCATATTAGTTGGAATAAGTTTAAAGTTTTTATTCGTGCTGGAAAGTTTTGAAAGAAAGTAGTGCGTAGTTATGTTTATCTTTTATTCATTTTAGTATTCTGGATCAGTCTTTCTGTACTCTCACTTCTATCAAAagtctatttttttattctacaCTTTATCTCCTATCCCTTCAAATAAGGATTAGCAAGCAGTTTTTTAATGCAAAAATGGCCTTATACTATGAAATGGCAGAGAAGAGATGGCCTGCGATGAAGCagagcttggagaagaagaattTGCAGAAAAAATGCACTATCAACAAAACATACAGGAACAGGTAATATTTTCAACTTTATGTTTTAACTTTTCGGTACCTACATGTGTACACTGCTAATAGTCTAGAGAGTAAATCTTCACAGCAACTAGAGATGCTGCAGCACATGCGCAAGTTTAACTTGGATGATCAATCTGCTATACTTGAGAAGGTAAACGCTAGCTTTCAAATTAGAGGCACTTTTCTTATCAAATTATGCTTCCAATAAGACAAATACAACAGTCATTGTCATCTGATGGTTTACAAGAACTTCTGTGTATAAATCATAATATTATTTACATGTAAGTGTGATTGATAATAGAACAAGTAGTTATATGCAGTCTGATAGTATTCGATCTTTTGAGCTTTCTTAGTTGGGCTATGGATTtatagagcttatgcaaacaacctATGACATGTAGATAAgggttttcagcttatttccataaattTTTTCATGATAGCTTATGATAAACATGAAAacagtttgattttattttattttgcaataatttatacataagcactcACATGCTAAACACTTATTAGGCAatttatccaaacagagcctaGTTTATTTGAATTACATTACTTATATTCTCATAGAAATATGATTAATATCCATGTAAGTTGAATGATGAATTCAGTCTGTATTGCTCTTTCTAAAACTTCTGTATAATGTACGAATAATTCAACTTGGTTTTGCTTAATTGCTTTGCACATAGTTTCACAGATTGACAATATTTATTTCTTGTTGATAATTATGTATTAAGTTAAAGTAGTTGAAAACAAATTAATGAGATGAATTTTCTAGTTGCACAAGCAGATGGAAAATGGCAATTATGAAAGCGAGACATCCATTTTGTCAGTTGAGCAGATGGAAGAGATAATTCAAAGGAAGGTGTCCCTTCTGTTTGCCCTAAGTTAGATCATGTTGAGAGttattttgtatttgtattGTATTGGCCAAATCCATAATCCATGATATGTATAATACTTCACTTATCAGCCAAATACCTATTATTCCATGATGTGTTgtattatttcatttcatttaatttcatttaGCTCTTACACTTCTAACGTAACTGAATTTTATTAAGCCAAACCCCACCTGATATTTGCATTTTAATTCTACCAAGTTTCAATGCATTTCCTAAACAGTcaactttatttcattttaaaggAGGATTGAAGACATCAAAGATTCAATCTTGTAATGAAGTAAATTTCAAGAGATTCGATTTCGCAATTTTTGATGTCCTATGATCAAACATTGTTTGGCAGTTAACCGTTTCCAAACCAAGTGAATGTTAAGAGAAGTTTCATATCGGAtgtgagatgacctgaatatgtgtttataactGAGGGCAATTCTCATCATACAAGTCGGTTTGTAGGGTTGAGCTAGGTTCAATATCAAATTctggtatcagagtctctccaGAATCTGTCGGGTCATCCGATATCAtgc
This genomic interval from Trifolium pratense cultivar HEN17-A07 linkage group LG6, ARS_RC_1.1, whole genome shotgun sequence contains the following:
- the LOC123891398 gene encoding uncharacterized protein LOC123891398 isoform X2, whose amino-acid sequence is MASEMQSSGMLTREQLFHLFERFATLTSQPDVKKRILDAVLDKQEAVAVTTTIQEEIFVEMGVDPRFGLSCLGKISTVYENDQDLVIQFYKFLAKEEMACDEAELGEEEFAEKMHYQQNIQEQQLEMLQHMRKFNLDDQSAILEKMENGNYESETSILSVEQMEEIIQRKVSLLFALS
- the LOC123891398 gene encoding uncharacterized protein LOC123891398 isoform X1; amino-acid sequence: MASEMQSSGMLTREQLFHLFERFATLTSQPDVKKRILDAVLDKQEAVAVTTTIQEEIFVEMGVDPRFGLSCLGKISTVYENDQDLVIQFYKFLAKEEMACDEAELGEEEFAEKMHYQQNIQEQQLEMLQHMRKFNLDDQSAILEKLHKQMENGNYESETSILSVEQMEEIIQRKVSLLFALS